A single window of Hydrogenimonas thermophila DNA harbors:
- a CDS encoding nucleotidyltransferase family protein, which yields MRLTTTEQLLILKAFKEIFKTGKVYLFGSRVDDTKKGGDIDLYLIIDENIKNKHELKIKFLTKLEKYLGEQKIDVVIANNTDRYIEQVALKDGVMLDEKNIKIEKYLNECKKHSIRVEKAYNKVKNIFPLSAKKYENLNDEEIEAIDQYLFRFAKLQDTIGKKLFRLIVSEYVEDIEQLTFIDILNKLEKIGIIENANDWKILRKIRNDISHQYDDEPQEMAEALNNIFAQKDVILGIYNEIIKYYNEKYEK from the coding sequence ATGCGACTAACTACAACTGAACAATTATTGATATTGAAAGCTTTTAAAGAGATATTTAAAACTGGTAAAGTTTATCTTTTTGGAAGTAGGGTTGATGATACAAAAAAAGGTGGGGATATAGATTTATACTTAATTATTGATGAAAACATTAAGAATAAACATGAATTAAAAATAAAATTTTTAACAAAACTAGAGAAATATCTTGGAGAACAAAAAATAGATGTAGTTATAGCAAATAATACTGATAGATATATAGAACAGGTTGCATTAAAGGATGGAGTAATGTTAGATGAAAAAAATATAAAGATAGAGAAATATTTAAACGAATGTAAAAAACATAGTATAAGAGTAGAAAAGGCTTATAATAAAGTCAAAAATATTTTTCCACTTTCAGCCAAAAAATATGAAAATTTAAATGATGAAGAGATTGAAGCAATTGATCAATATCTTTTTAGATTTGCAAAGCTTCAAGATACTATAGGTAAAAAACTTTTTAGATTAATAGTATCGGAATATGTTGAAGATATAGAGCAATTGACTTTTATAGATATTTTAAATAAATTGGAAAAAATTGGTATTATAGAAAATGCAAATGACTGGAAAATATTAAGAAAAATTAGAAATGATATATCTCATCAATATGATGATGAACCACAAGAGATGGCAGAAGCTTTAAATAATATTTTTGCTCAAAAAGATGTTATTTTAGGTATATATAATGAAATTATAAAATATTATAACGAGAAATACGAGAAATAA
- a CDS encoding Uma2 family endonuclease codes for MGVLKLEEIETYTYDDYVKWKDRWELIDGYPYMMAPMPMIKHQRVSNKIARQLDVIFEDCTKCQVLLPIDWKISNDTVVQPDNSVICHKPLNEAYITKAPRIIFEVLSKSTAKKDMGIKFNLYEKEGVLYYIIVDPDELIAKVYRLKDGKYIKICDATDEVVEFDLKECKEIKKFDFSKIW; via the coding sequence ATGGGGGTTTTAAAATTAGAAGAGATAGAGACTTATACTTATGATGATTATGTTAAGTGGAAAGATAGGTGGGAGTTAATAGATGGCTATCCATATATGATGGCTCCAATGCCTATGATAAAACATCAAAGAGTAAGTAACAAAATTGCACGACAATTAGATGTAATATTTGAAGATTGTACTAAATGTCAAGTACTTTTGCCAATAGATTGGAAAATATCAAACGATACAGTAGTCCAACCAGACAATAGTGTAATATGCCATAAACCTCTAAATGAAGCATACATAACAAAAGCTCCTAGAATCATTTTTGAAGTTTTATCCAAATCAACTGCAAAAAAAGATATGGGCATAAAATTTAATCTCTATGAAAAAGAGGGGGTTTTATACTATATTATTGTTGATCCAGATGAATTGATAGCAAAAGTATATAGGTTAAAAGATGGTAAATACATAAAAATTTGTGATGCTACAGATGAAGTAGTTGAATTTGATTTAAAAGAGTGTAAAGAGATAAAAAAGTTTGATTTTAGTAAGATTTGGTAA